In Glycine max cultivar Williams 82 chromosome 7, Glycine_max_v4.0, whole genome shotgun sequence, a single window of DNA contains:
- the LOC100796081 gene encoding protein NARROW LEAF 1 — translation MNQNRLDLRAHHSGSTQSEESALDLERSYYGHPNPSCPSPLQPFAGGAQHSESNAAYFSWPTLSRWNDAAEDRANYFGNLQKGVLPETLGRLPTGQQATTLLELMTIRAFHSKILRRFSLGTAIGFRIRGGVLTDIPAILVFVARKVRRQWLNHVQCLPAALEGPGGVWCDVDVVEFSYYGAPAQTPKEQLYTELADGLRGSDSCVGSGSQVASQETYGTLGAIVRSRTGNREVGFLTNRHVAVDLDYPNQKMFHPLPPSLGPGVYLGAVERATSFITDDLWYGIFAGTNPETFVRADGAFIPFAEDFNMNNVITTVKGVGEISDVNIIDLQSPINSLIGRQVVKVGRSSGLTTGTIMAYALEYNDEKGICFLTDFLVVGENQQTFDLEGDSGSLILLTGQNGEKPRPVGIIWGGTANRGRLKLKVGQPPENWTSGVDLGRLLDLLELDLITTNEALQAAVLEQRNGSAAGIDSTVGESSPTVPIKEKLEESFEPFCLNIPLAQVEDEPSQRVNPSIRPCDFHIKSEIETAPNVEHQFIPSYAGKSPACQSYLKEDMELKSLAELRNGPDEDNFVSLHLGEPEMKRRKISNSSFCIKELK, via the exons ATGAATCAGAATCGATTGGACTTAAGAGCTCATCATTCTGGATCAACACAATCAGAGGAGTCAGCTCTGGACCTTGAAAGGAGCTACTATGGTCATCCTAACCCTTCCTGTCCTTCACCCTTGCAACCTTTTGCAGGAGGTGCTCAGCATTCTGAGAGCAACGCTGCCTACTTTTCTTGGCCTACATTGAGTCGCTGGAATGATGCGGCAGAGGATAGAGCCAACTATTTTGGGAACCTTCAAAAGGGTGTGCTGCCTGAAACTTTGGGTCGATTGCCAACAGGACAGCAAGCTACTACCTTGCTTGAACTGATGACTATTAGGGCATTTCATAGCAAGATCTTACGCAGATTCAGTCTTGGCACTGCCATTGGATTTCGAATTAGAGGAGGTGTTTTGACTGATATTCCAGCTATTCTTGTCTTCGTTGCCCGTAAAGTTCGCAGGCAATGGCTCAACCATGTTCAGTGCCTACCTGCTGCCCTTGAG GGGCCGGGAGGTGTTTGGTGTGATGTGGATGTTGTGGAGTTCTCCTATTATGGTGCACCTGCACAAACTCCTAAAGAACAATTATATACGGAGCTTGCTGATGGCTTAAGGGGAAGTGATTCATGTGTTGGCTCTGGTTCTCAG GTTGCAAGCCAAGAGACATATGGAACCTTGGGTGCTATTGTCAGAAGCCGAACAGGAAATCGAGAAGTTGGCTTTCTAACAAATCGACATGTAGCTGTTGATTTAGACTATCCAAACCAGAAGATGTTTCACCCATTACCACCCAGCCTTGGACCTGGTGTGTATCTTGGTGCAGTTGAGAGAGCAACATCATTTATTACTGATGATCTTTGGTACGGAATTTTTGCAGGAACAAACCCAG AAACATTTGTGCGAGCTGATGGGGCATTCATCCCATTTGCAGAAGATTTCAATATGAACAATGTAATCACAACTGTAAAAGGTGTAGGGGAGATCAGTGATGTGAACATCATAGATTTGCAGTCTCCAATCAACAGTCTCATTGGAAGACAAGTGGTCAAAGTTGGAAGAAGTTCTGGTTTGACTACTGGGACTATAATGGCATATGCTCTAGAGTACAATGATGAGAAAGGGATTTGTTTTCTCACTGATTTTCTTGTTGTTGGTGAGAACCAGCAGACATTTGACCTTGAAGGTGACAGTGGAAGTCTCATTCTCTTGACTGGGCAAAATGGGGAGAAGCCACGCCCTGTTGGCATTATCTGGGGTGGGACAGCTAATCGGGGTCGTTTGAAACTAAAAGTTGGTCAACCCCCCGAAAATTGGACAAGTGGAGTTGATCTTGGCCGACTTCTTGATCTCCTTGAACTTGATCTCATTACAACAAATGAAGCACTCCAAG CTGCGGTGCTAGAGCAAAGGAATGGTTCTGCTGCTGGAATTGATTCTACAGTTGGAGAATCCTCTCCCACTGTGCCAataaaagaaaagcttgaagagAGCTTTGAGCCTTTTTGCTTGAATATCCCACTTGCTCAAGTTGAAGATGaaccctctcaaagagtcaacccaTCAATAAGGCCCTgtgattttcatataaaaagtgAGATTGAAACAGCTCCAAATGTAGAACACCAGTTCATACCAAGCTATGCAGGCAAGTCTCCGGCCTGTCAAAGCTACCTGAAAGAAGACATGGAACTGAAAAGTCTAGCCGAACTTAGGAATGGCCCTGATGAAGATAATTTTGTTTCCTTGCATTTAGGAGAGCCAGAAATGAAGAGAAGAAAGATTTCAAATTCCTCGTTTTGCATCAAAGAATTAAAGTAA
- the LOC102664623 gene encoding protein FAR1-RELATED SEQUENCE 5-like, translating to MSEEVEMNVKNEEDVGVKVDCSDAFNTSEIFLFGSRDEVLQWTRLLAHDIGFVVVIIRLDTNTGVRGRASFLLIACERSGEYRPTKHNLVRTCTGSRKCGCPFKLRVKPVLGGDNWMVKLICEIHNHEMAKSLVGHPYAGRLTKDEKIVVADMTKSMVKPRNILLTLKENNDNNYTTIKQIYNARHAYRSSIKGSNTEMQQLMMLLNRDQYIHWHRLKDDNVVHDLFWSHLDAIKLTNSCNLVFLIDSTYKTNRYKLLLLDIVGVTPIGMTFSTGFAYMEGEHLNNVVWALEWFRVFS from the exons atgtctgaagaagttgaaATGAATGTCAAAAATGAGGAAGATGTTGGCGTTAAAGTTGATTGCTCTGATGCCTTTAATACTTCTGAGATATTT TTGTTTGGTAGCCGTGATGAAGTTTTACAATGGACTCGATTGTTGGCTCATGACATTGGATTTGTTGTCGTTATAATCAGGTTAGACACCAATACCGGTGTTCGAGGAAGAGCCTCATTTCTATTGATAGCTTGTGAAAGAAGTGGGGAGTACAGGCCTACGAAACATAATTTGGTAAGAACATGCACTGGCAGTAGAAAATGTGGATGCCCGTTTAAGTTGCGTGTGAAACCAGTTTTGGGAGGAGACAactggatggtgaagttaatttgtgagattcACAATCACGAAATGGCAAAGTCATTGGTTGGGCATCCATATGCAGGTCGACTGACAAAGGATGAGAAGATTGTTGttgctgatatgacgaagtccatggtgaagccaagaaatattttgttgacGTTGAAGGAGAACAATGACAACAAttatacaacaatcaaacaaatttacaatgcgAGACATGCTTACCGTTCCTCCATAAAAGGGAGTAACACTGAAATGCAACAACTGATGATGCTGCTTAATCGAGATCAGTATATTCACTGGCATAGGCTGAAGGATGATAATGTTGTACATGACTTGTTTTGGAGTCATCTTGATGCAATAAAGTTAACCAATTCTTGTAATTTGGTTTTCTTGAtcgacagtacctacaaaacaaataggtacaaattgtTGTTACTTGATATTGTTGGTGTTACACCAATAGGAATGACATTCTCCACTGGTTTTGCTTACATGGAAGGAGAACAtcttaataatgttgtttgggctcTAGAATGGTTTCGGGTCTTTTCATGA